In the Kitasatospora terrestris genome, one interval contains:
- a CDS encoding ATP-binding cassette domain-containing protein, giving the protein MSDPAISVHDLHKRFGATEALRGLHLTVPAGTVCGLLGPNGAGKTTAVRVLATLVRPDRGTARVAGHDVLREPAEVRRRIGLAGQHAALDEGLTGRDNLDLLARLHHLGAARARTRTAELLAAFGLDASADRPVRTLSGGQRRRLDLVASLITRPPVLFLDEPTTGLDPRSRREIWNAVRELADGGTTVLLTTQYLDEADRLADQVVVVDRGAAIADGAPAALKARIGTRVELVLAEDADLGRAAAVLAALTGGHPEPDPVEGRVSAVSAPGRGLALPQLVRDLDGAGVAVHDVALRPPTLDDVFLALTAPTAPTAPTAPTASTAAVERAA; this is encoded by the coding sequence ATGAGCGACCCGGCGATCTCCGTCCACGACCTGCACAAGCGCTTCGGCGCCACCGAGGCCCTGCGCGGGCTCCACCTGACCGTCCCCGCCGGCACCGTCTGCGGCCTGCTCGGCCCCAACGGCGCCGGCAAGACCACCGCGGTGCGCGTGCTCGCCACCCTGGTCCGACCCGACCGCGGCACCGCCCGGGTCGCCGGCCACGACGTGCTGCGCGAACCTGCCGAGGTGCGGCGACGGATCGGCCTCGCCGGGCAGCACGCCGCCCTCGACGAAGGCCTCACCGGCCGGGACAACCTCGACCTGCTGGCCCGCCTGCACCACCTCGGCGCCGCCCGCGCCCGGACCCGCACCGCCGAGCTGCTCGCCGCCTTCGGCCTGGACGCCTCCGCCGACCGCCCGGTGCGGACCCTCTCCGGCGGCCAGCGCCGCCGCCTCGACCTGGTCGCCAGCCTGATCACCCGACCGCCGGTGCTCTTCCTCGACGAGCCCACCACCGGACTCGACCCGCGCAGCCGCCGCGAGATCTGGAACGCCGTGCGGGAGCTCGCCGACGGCGGCACCACGGTGCTGCTCACCACCCAGTACCTCGACGAGGCCGACCGGCTCGCCGACCAGGTGGTCGTCGTCGACCGCGGCGCCGCCATCGCCGACGGCGCCCCCGCCGCGCTCAAGGCCAGGATCGGCACCCGGGTGGAACTCGTCCTCGCCGAGGACGCCGACCTCGGACGGGCCGCCGCCGTGCTCGCCGCCCTGACCGGCGGCCACCCCGAACCCGACCCCGTCGAGGGCCGGGTGTCCGCGGTCTCCGCCCCCGGCCGGGGCCTCGCCCTGCCGCAGCTGGTCCGCGACCTGGACGGCGCGGGCGTCGCCGTCCACGACGTGGCGCTGCGCCCGCCCACCCTGGACGACGTCTTCCTCGCGCTGACCGCACCGACCGCACCGACCGCACCGACCGCGCCGACCGCCTCGACCGCTGCCGTGGAGCGTGCCGCATGA
- a CDS encoding ABC transporter permease: MTVLATVPVDTAAAARRILLTYRRSPGLMAASLAVPVAMVGVFGYVFGSAVRVPGGGNYREYLMPGLFALVAVNGLMPTMVGAARDAGRGVTDRLRSMSVSRFGLLLGQALADLLVAAVVLVPTAAVGLAAGWRVRDGLGPALGAFALLLLFRFTVTWVGTTLGLAVGKEETAGQLAVLVFPFAMVANVFVPTGGMPGWLAAVADWNPISAVAAACRTLFGNPVELGGAWPMQHPVAATLGWCALLLAVFVPLAVRRFASAGR, encoded by the coding sequence ATGACCGTGCTCGCCACCGTCCCCGTGGACACCGCCGCCGCCGCCCGGCGCATCCTGCTCACCTACCGGCGCTCGCCCGGGCTGATGGCCGCCTCGCTGGCCGTGCCCGTCGCCATGGTCGGCGTCTTCGGGTACGTCTTCGGCAGCGCCGTCCGGGTGCCCGGCGGCGGCAACTACCGGGAGTACCTGATGCCCGGTCTGTTCGCCCTGGTCGCCGTCAACGGCCTGATGCCCACCATGGTCGGGGCCGCCCGCGACGCCGGGCGCGGCGTCACCGACCGGCTGCGCTCGATGTCCGTCTCCCGGTTCGGCCTGCTGCTCGGCCAGGCGCTCGCGGACCTGCTGGTCGCCGCCGTGGTGCTGGTGCCCACCGCCGCCGTCGGGCTGGCGGCCGGCTGGCGGGTGCGCGACGGCCTCGGGCCGGCGCTCGGCGCCTTCGCGCTGCTGCTGCTCTTCCGGTTCACCGTCACCTGGGTCGGCACCACGCTGGGGCTCGCCGTCGGCAAGGAGGAGACGGCCGGGCAACTCGCGGTCCTGGTCTTCCCGTTCGCCATGGTCGCGAACGTCTTCGTCCCCACCGGCGGGATGCCCGGCTGGCTCGCCGCCGTCGCCGACTGGAACCCGATCAGCGCCGTGGCCGCCGCCTGCCGCACGCTCTTCGGCAACCCCGTCGAACTCGGCGGCGCCTGGCCGATGCAGCACCCGGTCGCCGCCACCCTCGGCTGGTGCGCCCTGCTGCTCGCGGTGTTCGTCCCGCTCGCCGTCCGCCGGTTCGCGTCGGCGGGCCGCTGA
- a CDS encoding C39 family peptidase → MTHQVPYYSQWESPELVPDILDGTVRAADDPLWERSGAPSEEEYEYWSWRLCGMACLRMALDYWWGVAPAAVRLAEESVAAGAYVRHPDGRLDGLIHAPFATYVRERWGLQAEARAPLTAAEVRAEVTGGRLVMLSVHPSIRTLDPAPPRQGGHLVLAVGAGEDELLIHNPSGFPDGSQQFAAVPWADLERFYAGRGIVLGPPD, encoded by the coding sequence ATGACGCATCAGGTGCCCTACTACTCCCAGTGGGAGTCGCCCGAGCTCGTCCCCGACATCCTCGACGGGACGGTCCGGGCCGCCGACGACCCGCTGTGGGAGCGCTCGGGCGCGCCCAGCGAGGAGGAGTACGAATACTGGTCCTGGCGGCTGTGCGGGATGGCCTGCCTGCGGATGGCCCTCGACTACTGGTGGGGCGTGGCGCCGGCCGCCGTCCGGCTCGCCGAGGAGTCCGTGGCCGCCGGCGCGTACGTCCGCCACCCCGACGGGCGTCTGGACGGGCTGATCCACGCGCCGTTCGCCACCTACGTGCGCGAGCGGTGGGGGCTGCAGGCCGAGGCCCGGGCGCCGCTGACCGCCGCCGAGGTGCGGGCGGAGGTGACCGGCGGGCGGTTGGTGATGCTCTCGGTCCACCCGAGCATCCGCACCCTGGACCCGGCCCCGCCCCGGCAGGGCGGGCACCTGGTGCTCGCGGTCGGCGCGGGGGAGGACGAACTGCTGATCCACAACCCGTCGGGCTTCCCGGACGGGTCGCAGCAGTTCGCGGCCGTCCCGTGGGCGGACCTCGAACGGTTCTACGCCGGCCGCGGGATCGTGCTGGGCCCGCCGGACTGA
- a CDS encoding sensor histidine kinase, with product MLRDDLRTLWTEPRPPGAPARVRRDWALLAAGLAGVALEAALRENVVWRPVATVFAAWLCLLPLWRRTSPLATATLAFGSVILLQVAALVAAPGGPVGLNTGAVVLVLVYALPRWGSGREVVLGGAVIVAACALCAVTAETSVVEMVVGFLFGLLPGVVGAAVRFRVTARERQLDQVRSREREQLARELHDTVAHHVSAMVIIAQAGRVLAGTDPSAAVEALEGVEEEGARTLEEMRAMVAALRDRGVGAELAPPAGVADLERLVRTPGGRLRVDLGLDGELDALPPAVDAAVYRIVQESVTNTLRHAVDATELVVRVAAERHTVRVSVRDDGRRAGRGRDGYGLTGLRERATLLGGTLRAGPGADRGWHVEAELPRARSGSGVRTRPRR from the coding sequence GTGCTGCGAGACGACCTGCGAACCCTGTGGACCGAACCCCGACCGCCCGGCGCGCCCGCCCGGGTGCGGCGGGACTGGGCGCTGCTCGCCGCGGGCCTCGCCGGTGTGGCGCTGGAGGCCGCCCTGCGCGAGAACGTCGTGTGGCGGCCGGTGGCGACGGTGTTCGCCGCATGGCTGTGCCTGCTGCCGCTGTGGCGCCGGACCAGCCCGCTGGCGACGGCCACGCTGGCGTTCGGCTCGGTGATCCTGCTTCAGGTGGCCGCGCTCGTCGCCGCACCGGGCGGGCCCGTCGGCCTGAACACCGGCGCGGTCGTGCTCGTGCTGGTGTACGCGCTGCCCCGGTGGGGATCGGGACGGGAGGTCGTGCTGGGCGGCGCGGTGATCGTCGCGGCGTGCGCGCTGTGTGCCGTCACGGCCGAGACCTCGGTCGTCGAAATGGTCGTGGGCTTCCTCTTCGGGCTGCTGCCCGGCGTGGTCGGGGCTGCCGTGCGGTTCCGGGTGACCGCCCGCGAGCGGCAGTTGGACCAGGTGCGCTCCCGCGAGCGCGAGCAGCTCGCCCGGGAACTGCACGACACGGTGGCCCACCACGTTTCGGCCATGGTGATCATCGCCCAGGCGGGCCGGGTGCTCGCGGGCACCGACCCGTCCGCCGCCGTCGAGGCGCTGGAGGGGGTCGAGGAGGAAGGGGCGCGCACGCTGGAGGAGATGCGCGCCATGGTCGCCGCGCTGCGCGACCGCGGGGTCGGCGCCGAGCTGGCGCCGCCTGCCGGTGTCGCGGATCTGGAGCGCCTGGTGCGCACCCCGGGTGGTCGCCTCAGGGTCGACCTGGGGCTCGACGGCGAACTGGACGCGCTGCCCCCGGCCGTGGACGCGGCCGTCTACCGGATCGTGCAGGAGTCGGTGACCAACACGCTGCGCCACGCGGTCGACGCGACCGAGCTCGTCGTCCGGGTCGCCGCGGAACGGCACACCGTACGGGTGAGCGTGCGCGACGACGGCAGGCGCGCCGGCCGGGGCCGCGACGGATACGGACTCACCGGACTGCGCGAGCGCGCCACCCTGCTCGGCGGCACACTGCGCGCCGGCCCGGGCGCCGACCGGGGCTGGCACGTCGAAGCCGAACTGCCGAGGGCGAGGAGCGGGAGCGGTGTCCGTACGCGTCCTCGTCGCTGA
- a CDS encoding MMPL family transporter, translating to MLSKALLRLGTGAVRHPWRVIAAWLVAATLTVLAAVAFGGRAADSMTAPGLDSQRAAELIERAGTGQEGMTAHVVVTPLDGGATFFGDAAARTALARLRTEVRGLPHVLGASDPAGALDAGGDSAVRGGLVSADGRIAVVRVQYPDQSRLSAEDLDALVELGGRLRAELPLRIEMGGNLFYAFSDPDGGVSELIGLLAAAAILFLAFGSLVAAALPIGMAVFGLTVGVATMTVLAGVTDVPTFAPVLSSMVGLGVGIDYALFVLARHREHLARGLDPQEAAGRAVATAGRPVVFAGGTVVVSILGMAVANVPFMTVGGLAVSIVVLTMVLASVTLLPAFLAVAGPRLGRAGRIARTLRAGRPGRSGRRRDTEAGAVPAAGWRRWIGHVSRHPVPYAAGAAGLLLTAALPVLGLRVGLPDDGSLPRSRTERRAYDLVAEGFGPGANGPLVIAADPAGDPGVLDRLVAAVAADPGIASVAPTHIDRAGGIATLVVFPTTGPQEKATADTVARLRAEVLPAAIGHGTARVHVGGAAASLSDVGRRTSQRLPLFVAAVLALSFLLLMLVFRSVLVPLKAVLLNLLSIGAAYGIMVAVFQWGWAGALIGLEATVPIVSFIPMFLFAILFGLSMDYEVFLLSRVREEYLRTGDNGTAIVEGVSGTARIITSAALIMVAVFLSFAVAEDPSAKMFGLGLAAAIFIDATVVRMVLVPATMTLLGRANWWLPGWLDRMLPRGPVGIDADHADVEPAGGAPGPRLVGR from the coding sequence ATGCTCTCGAAAGCCCTGCTGCGCCTGGGCACAGGCGCCGTCCGTCATCCCTGGCGGGTGATCGCGGCATGGCTGGTCGCCGCCACGCTCACCGTCCTCGCCGCCGTCGCCTTCGGCGGGCGGGCCGCGGACTCGATGACCGCCCCGGGACTGGACTCCCAGCGGGCCGCGGAACTGATCGAGCGGGCCGGCACCGGCCAGGAGGGGATGACCGCCCACGTGGTCGTCACCCCCCTCGACGGCGGTGCGACGTTCTTCGGCGACGCCGCCGCGCGTACCGCTCTCGCGCGGCTGCGGACCGAGGTGCGGGGGCTGCCCCACGTGCTCGGCGCGAGTGACCCGGCGGGGGCGCTCGACGCGGGCGGGGACAGCGCCGTGCGCGGCGGCCTCGTCTCGGCCGACGGGCGGATCGCGGTCGTCCGGGTGCAGTACCCCGACCAGAGCCGGCTGTCGGCCGAGGACCTCGACGCCCTCGTCGAACTCGGTGGCCGGCTGCGCGCCGAACTGCCCCTGCGCATCGAGATGGGCGGGAACCTCTTCTACGCGTTCTCCGACCCCGACGGCGGCGTGAGCGAGCTGATCGGCCTTCTCGCCGCGGCCGCGATCCTGTTCCTGGCGTTCGGTTCGCTCGTCGCCGCCGCGCTGCCGATCGGCATGGCGGTCTTCGGGCTGACCGTCGGGGTCGCCACGATGACGGTACTGGCGGGGGTGACGGACGTCCCCACCTTCGCACCGGTCCTGAGCAGCATGGTCGGGCTCGGGGTGGGCATCGACTACGCGCTGTTCGTGCTCGCCAGGCACCGGGAGCACCTCGCGCGCGGGCTCGATCCGCAGGAGGCGGCCGGACGCGCGGTGGCCACGGCGGGGCGGCCCGTGGTCTTCGCCGGCGGCACCGTCGTCGTGTCGATCCTCGGCATGGCGGTCGCGAACGTGCCGTTCATGACGGTGGGCGGCCTTGCCGTCTCGATCGTCGTCCTGACCATGGTGCTGGCGTCGGTGACGCTGCTGCCGGCCTTCCTCGCCGTGGCCGGCCCGCGTCTGGGCCGGGCCGGCCGGATCGCCCGGACGCTTCGGGCGGGGCGGCCGGGCCGGTCCGGCCGGCGGCGGGACACGGAGGCGGGCGCCGTCCCCGCCGCCGGGTGGCGGCGCTGGATCGGGCACGTCAGCCGGCACCCGGTGCCGTACGCGGCCGGTGCGGCGGGGCTGCTGCTGACGGCGGCGCTGCCCGTGCTCGGCCTGCGGGTCGGCCTGCCCGACGACGGGTCGCTGCCCCGGAGCCGTACCGAGCGCCGCGCGTACGACCTCGTCGCCGAGGGGTTCGGCCCGGGCGCCAACGGTCCCCTCGTCATCGCCGCGGACCCCGCCGGTGATCCGGGAGTGCTGGACCGTCTCGTCGCGGCGGTCGCGGCGGATCCGGGCATCGCATCCGTCGCACCGACGCACATCGATCGGGCCGGCGGCATCGCGACCCTCGTGGTGTTCCCGACCACCGGCCCGCAGGAGAAGGCCACGGCCGACACCGTCGCCCGGCTGCGCGCCGAGGTGCTGCCCGCGGCGATCGGGCACGGCACGGCCAGGGTCCACGTCGGCGGCGCCGCCGCGAGCCTGTCCGACGTGGGCCGGCGCACCAGCCAACGGCTGCCGCTGTTCGTCGCCGCCGTGCTGGCGCTGTCGTTCCTGCTGCTGATGCTGGTCTTCCGCTCGGTCCTCGTACCGCTCAAGGCGGTACTGCTGAACCTGCTGAGCATCGGCGCGGCCTACGGCATCATGGTCGCGGTCTTCCAGTGGGGCTGGGCAGGCGCGCTCATCGGGCTGGAAGCGACGGTTCCGATCGTGTCGTTCATCCCGATGTTCCTCTTCGCCATCCTGTTCGGCCTGTCGATGGACTACGAGGTGTTCCTCCTCTCCCGGGTGCGCGAGGAGTACCTGCGCACCGGCGACAACGGCACGGCGATTGTCGAGGGCGTCTCGGGCACCGCCCGGATCATCACCTCGGCCGCCCTCATCATGGTGGCGGTCTTCCTGTCCTTCGCCGTCGCCGAGGACCCCTCCGCCAAGATGTTCGGGCTCGGCCTGGCCGCCGCGATCTTCATCGACGCCACGGTCGTGCGCATGGTGCTGGTGCCGGCGACCATGACACTCCTCGGCCGGGCCAACTGGTGGCTGCCGGGGTGGCTGGACCGGATGCTTCCCCGGGGCCCGGTCGGCATCGACGCCGACCACGCCGACGTGGAACCCGCGGGCGGGGCCCCGGGTCCACGGCTGGTCGGCCGTTGA
- a CDS encoding response regulator transcription factor has translation MSVRVLVADDQTIIRTGLRIMLNAQPGIEVVGEAADGREAVRLARELRPDVCLFDIRMPVLDGLEATRLLAGPGVADPLAVVVITTFDLDEYVYGSLRAGARGFLLKDTGPDLLAQAVRSASDGEALIAPSVTVRLLQAFADLPAGRPATQPVSPVTAREEQVLLAVARGLTNTEIADALHISLSTVKTHLASLMAKLGARNRVEIAMWAYETRRIRPGT, from the coding sequence GTGTCCGTACGCGTCCTCGTCGCTGACGACCAGACGATCATCCGCACCGGGTTGCGGATCATGCTGAACGCCCAGCCCGGCATCGAGGTGGTCGGCGAGGCCGCCGACGGACGCGAAGCGGTCCGCCTGGCCCGCGAACTGCGCCCCGACGTCTGCCTGTTCGACATCCGCATGCCCGTGCTCGACGGGCTCGAAGCCACCCGGCTGCTCGCCGGCCCGGGGGTCGCCGACCCGCTGGCCGTGGTCGTCATCACCACGTTCGACCTCGACGAGTACGTCTACGGCTCACTGCGTGCCGGCGCCCGCGGATTCCTCCTCAAGGACACGGGACCGGACCTTCTGGCGCAGGCCGTACGGTCGGCGTCCGACGGTGAGGCGCTCATCGCGCCCAGCGTCACCGTCCGCCTGCTCCAGGCGTTCGCCGACCTGCCCGCCGGCCGGCCCGCGACCCAGCCGGTCTCCCCCGTCACCGCCCGCGAGGAGCAGGTGCTCCTCGCCGTCGCCCGCGGGCTGACCAACACCGAGATCGCCGACGCGCTGCACATCAGCCTCAGCACGGTGAAGACGCATCTGGCGAGCCTGATGGCCAAACTCGGCGCCCGCAACCGGGTCGAGATCGCGATGTGGGCCTACGAGACGCGCCGCATCCGCCCCGGAACCTGA
- a CDS encoding aldo/keto reductase, whose translation MEYTHLGRTGLTVSRLCLGTMNFGPHTEPHDAHRIMDAALDHGINFFDTADVYGWGENKGLTETIIGDWFNRGGGRREKTVIATKVYGEMGEWPNEGKLSALHIRRAVDASLRRLQTDHIDLYQMHHVDRDTPWDEIWQAMEVLVAQGKILYVGSSNFAGWHLAQAQETARARNFLGLTSEQSFYNLLVRDIEAEVVPAAQHYGLGLIPWSPLAGGLLGGVIRKEREGVRRVNGYAADRLEKHRDQLAAYEDLAAELGREPGDVALAWLLTRPAVTAPIVGPRTMDQLDAAVRALDVELDAKTLERLDEIFPGRKTAPEDYAW comes from the coding sequence ATGGAGTACACCCACCTCGGCCGCACCGGCCTGACCGTGTCCCGTCTCTGCCTCGGCACCATGAACTTCGGCCCGCACACCGAGCCGCACGACGCCCACCGGATCATGGATGCCGCGCTCGACCACGGCATCAACTTCTTCGACACCGCCGACGTCTACGGCTGGGGCGAGAACAAGGGCCTCACCGAGACCATCATCGGCGACTGGTTCAACCGCGGCGGCGGGCGGCGGGAGAAGACCGTGATCGCCACCAAGGTCTACGGCGAGATGGGGGAGTGGCCCAACGAGGGCAAGCTCTCCGCGCTGCACATCCGACGGGCCGTCGACGCGAGCCTGCGCCGGCTGCAGACCGACCACATCGACCTCTACCAGATGCACCACGTCGACCGGGACACCCCGTGGGACGAGATCTGGCAGGCGATGGAGGTGCTGGTCGCCCAGGGCAAGATCCTCTACGTCGGCTCCAGCAACTTCGCCGGCTGGCACCTCGCGCAGGCCCAGGAGACCGCCCGCGCCCGGAACTTCCTCGGCCTGACCAGCGAGCAGTCGTTCTACAACCTGCTGGTCCGCGACATCGAGGCCGAGGTCGTCCCGGCCGCGCAGCACTACGGGCTCGGCCTGATCCCGTGGTCGCCGCTGGCGGGCGGGCTGCTCGGCGGCGTCATCCGCAAGGAGCGCGAGGGCGTCCGGCGGGTCAACGGCTACGCCGCGGACCGGCTGGAGAAGCACCGCGACCAGCTCGCCGCGTACGAGGACCTGGCCGCCGAACTCGGCCGGGAGCCGGGCGACGTGGCCCTCGCCTGGCTGCTGACCCGGCCGGCCGTCACCGCACCGATCGTCGGCCCGCGGACGATGGACCAGCTGGACGCGGCGGTGCGGGCGCTGGACGTCGAACTGGACGCGAAGACGCTGGAGCGGCTCGACGAGATCTTCCCGGGGCGGAAGACGGCGCCCGAGGACTACGCCTGGTAG
- a CDS encoding TetR/AcrR family transcriptional regulator, whose translation MPSTPPDVPELIWLRPEHSGRGPRPAHSRASIAAAAVAIADAEGLDAVSMRRVAAALGAGTMSLYNYVPKKEHLFDLMVDQLAGEYELPDRPGTDWRAELTMLAKQLRAILARHRWAATVVAERPGLGPNGLRYTEYFLGALAGTTLGGAAKMEALSQLNGYVCQFSEWQHKSADSGAKWLADLVRYLTQVTATGAYPHLTAALAEQAAPADLDQVFDRSLQRLLTALVGPATQ comes from the coding sequence ATGCCGTCCACACCGCCGGACGTTCCCGAGCTGATCTGGCTGCGCCCCGAACACTCCGGGCGGGGCCCCCGGCCGGCCCACAGCCGCGCCTCGATCGCGGCCGCCGCGGTGGCCATCGCCGACGCCGAGGGGCTGGACGCGGTCTCGATGCGGCGGGTCGCCGCCGCGCTCGGCGCGGGCACCATGTCGCTCTACAACTACGTGCCCAAGAAGGAGCACCTCTTCGACCTGATGGTCGACCAGCTGGCCGGCGAGTACGAGCTGCCGGACCGCCCCGGCACCGACTGGCGGGCCGAACTCACGATGCTGGCAAAGCAGTTGCGCGCCATCCTGGCCCGCCACCGGTGGGCCGCGACGGTCGTCGCCGAACGCCCCGGGCTCGGGCCCAACGGCCTGCGCTACACCGAGTACTTCCTCGGCGCGCTCGCCGGCACCACGCTCGGCGGCGCCGCGAAGATGGAGGCGCTGTCACAACTGAACGGCTACGTCTGCCAGTTCAGCGAGTGGCAGCACAAGTCGGCCGACTCCGGCGCCAAGTGGCTGGCCGACCTGGTGCGCTACCTCACCCAGGTGACCGCCACCGGCGCCTACCCCCACCTCACCGCGGCACTGGCCGAGCAGGCCGCGCCCGCCGACCTCGACCAGGTCTTCGACCGCTCCCTCCAGCGCCTGCTGACCGCCCTGGTCGGCCCCGCCACCCAGTGA
- a CDS encoding AMIN-like domain-containing (lipo)protein yields MRRLLVVSMALAVTGAGAVAAPAAFSAPAPAAAAATVSCPVGWGSLPEDRTGDPLQPLTGVRTGRHDCYDRIVLDVPGSSAARPVGYHVRYVPALVQDGSGAIVPVAGGAILEIVAEAPAYDPATGAVTYPALAGQPLPGVDLTGYRTLRDAKFGGSFEGRTQLGIGVRARLPFRVFPLDGRLVVDVAHSWTATAAAG; encoded by the coding sequence ATGAGACGGCTACTGGTGGTTTCGATGGCGCTCGCCGTGACGGGCGCGGGTGCGGTGGCGGCTCCGGCGGCGTTCTCCGCGCCCGCCCCGGCCGCGGCCGCCGCGACGGTCAGCTGCCCGGTCGGGTGGGGCAGCCTGCCCGAGGACCGGACGGGCGACCCGCTGCAGCCGCTCACCGGGGTGCGCACCGGGAGGCACGACTGCTACGACCGGATCGTGCTGGACGTGCCCGGCAGCTCGGCGGCGCGGCCCGTCGGCTACCACGTGCGGTACGTGCCGGCGCTGGTGCAGGACGGGTCGGGGGCCATCGTGCCGGTCGCCGGCGGCGCGATCCTGGAGATCGTGGCCGAGGCGCCCGCGTACGACCCGGCGACCGGCGCGGTGACGTACCCGGCGCTGGCCGGGCAGCCGCTTCCGGGGGTCGACCTGACGGGGTACCGGACGCTGCGCGACGCCAAGTTCGGCGGCAGTTTCGAGGGCCGGACGCAGCTCGGGATCGGCGTCCGGGCGCGGCTGCCGTTCCGGGTGTTCCCGTTGGACGGGCGGCTGGTGGTCGACGTGGCGCACAGCTGGACCGCGACCGCTGCTGCGGGCTGA
- a CDS encoding RsmB/NOP family class I SAM-dependent RNA methyltransferase: MSTPSGAKRAPRPHRRPKKDPARTVAFRALRAVDERDAYANLILPSLLREAEQKGMDRRDAALATELVYGTLRLQGTYDAIIAACIDRPLREVDPPVLDVLSLGAHQLLATRIPTHAAVSATVELARAVLGDGRAKFVNAVLRKISAQDLDTWVEQVAPPYDEDAEDHLAVVHSHPRWVVSSLWDSLGRWQPDASGRTAMEQLLHADNERPEVTLVARPGRATVDELREALPEAEDGRWSPYALRLAEGGDPAGLEAVRENRAGVQDEGSQLVALALAAAPLDGPDKVWLDGCAGPGGKAALLAALAAERGAALVASEKQPHRARLVARALAGNPGPYTVIAADGTKRAWREGAFDRVLVDVPCSGLGALRRRPEARWRRRPEDIAGFGPFQRDLLRGAIAATRVGGVVGYATCSPHLAETRAVVDDVLRGEPGVEWIDARPLLPGLPALGEGPDVQLWPHLHGTDAMYLALLRRTG, from the coding sequence GTGAGCACCCCCTCCGGCGCCAAGCGCGCCCCCCGCCCGCACCGCCGTCCCAAGAAGGACCCGGCCCGCACCGTCGCGTTCCGCGCGCTGCGCGCCGTCGACGAGCGCGACGCGTACGCCAACCTGATCCTGCCCTCGCTGCTGCGCGAGGCGGAGCAGAAGGGCATGGACCGGCGCGACGCCGCCCTCGCCACCGAGCTGGTCTACGGCACGCTGCGCCTGCAGGGCACCTACGACGCGATCATCGCGGCCTGCATCGACCGGCCGCTGCGCGAGGTCGACCCGCCGGTGCTGGACGTGCTCTCGCTCGGCGCCCACCAGCTGCTCGCCACCCGCATCCCCACCCACGCGGCCGTCTCGGCCACCGTCGAACTGGCCCGCGCGGTGCTCGGCGACGGCCGGGCGAAGTTCGTCAACGCGGTGCTGCGCAAGATCAGCGCCCAGGACCTGGACACCTGGGTCGAGCAGGTCGCCCCGCCGTACGACGAGGACGCCGAGGACCACCTCGCGGTCGTCCACTCCCACCCGCGCTGGGTGGTCTCCTCGCTGTGGGACTCGCTCGGCCGCTGGCAGCCGGACGCCTCCGGGCGCACCGCGATGGAGCAGCTGCTGCACGCCGACAACGAGCGGCCCGAGGTCACCCTGGTGGCCCGGCCGGGCCGCGCCACCGTGGACGAGCTGCGCGAGGCGCTGCCGGAGGCCGAGGACGGCCGCTGGTCGCCGTACGCACTGCGGCTCGCCGAGGGCGGCGACCCGGCCGGGCTGGAGGCCGTCCGGGAGAACCGGGCCGGCGTCCAGGACGAGGGCAGCCAGCTGGTCGCCCTCGCCCTCGCCGCCGCACCGCTGGACGGGCCGGACAAGGTCTGGCTCGACGGCTGCGCCGGCCCCGGCGGCAAGGCCGCGCTGCTCGCCGCCCTGGCCGCCGAGCGCGGCGCCGCCCTGGTCGCCTCCGAGAAGCAGCCCCACCGGGCCCGCCTGGTCGCCCGCGCGCTGGCTGGCAACCCCGGCCCGTACACCGTGATCGCGGCGGACGGCACCAAGCGCGCCTGGCGCGAGGGCGCCTTCGACCGGGTGCTGGTCGACGTGCCCTGCTCCGGCCTCGGCGCGCTGCGCCGCCGCCCGGAGGCGCGCTGGCGCCGCCGGCCCGAGGACATCGCCGGCTTCGGCCCGTTCCAGCGCGACCTGCTGCGGGGCGCGATCGCCGCCACCCGGGTCGGCGGCGTGGTCGGCTACGCCACCTGCTCGCCGCACCTGGCCGAGACCCGCGCCGTGGTGGACGACGTGCTGCGCGGCGAGCCGGGTGTGGAGTGGATCGACGCCCGTCCGCTGCTGCCCGGCCTGCCCGCGCTCGGCGAGGGCCCGGACGTGCAGCTGTGGCCGCACCTGCACGGCACCGACGCGATGTACCTGGCCCTGCTGCGCCGCACCGGCTGA